In Pleurocapsa sp. PCC 7319, the following are encoded in one genomic region:
- a CDS encoding glycosyltransferase, whose amino-acid sequence MILIIVVCLSLIIWIFLLLFWGRFWLANQRIESNQNSAVYPTVWAIVPARDEAEAIAVSLTSLLSQNYVGNFFVVLVDDNSRDRTSEIAQITAQKLNKSEQLKIILGKPLAEGWKGKLWAMQQGIEYAKQQIPAPDYFLFTDADIQHDLNNLSQLVTKAETEKLDLVSLMVLLRCQSIWEKLLIPAFVFFFQKLYPFPWVNNQDKSIAAAAGGCILISSSALAEIGSIATIKDALIDDCSLAHVVKSRGKNIWLGLTKSTISLRAYNDLKTIWDTISRTAFTQLNYSSLLLIGTVVGMGIVYLAAPIGLIISILTSNWLVVGITSLTWLLMTIAYSPTIKLYDLSITWAFTLPAIAFLYTLMTIDSAIKYWQGKGGAWKGRTY is encoded by the coding sequence ATGATTTTAATTATTGTTGTTTGCTTATCGTTAATTATCTGGATATTTTTATTATTATTCTGGGGAAGATTTTGGTTGGCAAACCAACGTATTGAAAGTAATCAAAATTCGGCAGTTTATCCAACAGTATGGGCAATTGTTCCTGCTAGAGATGAAGCTGAGGCAATAGCAGTTAGTTTGACTTCGCTGTTATCTCAAAATTATGTAGGAAACTTTTTTGTAGTTCTAGTTGACGATAATAGTCGCGATCGCACTAGTGAAATTGCTCAAATAACTGCTCAAAAATTGAATAAATCTGAGCAATTAAAAATTATCTTGGGTAAACCTTTAGCTGAAGGTTGGAAAGGAAAACTCTGGGCAATGCAACAGGGAATTGAATATGCTAAACAACAAATTCCCGCTCCTGATTATTTTTTATTTACTGATGCCGATATTCAACATGATTTAAATAATCTCAGTCAGTTAGTTACTAAAGCTGAAACAGAAAAATTAGACTTAGTTTCTTTAATGGTACTATTGCGATGTCAAAGCATTTGGGAAAAACTGCTAATTCCCGCTTTTGTCTTTTTCTTTCAGAAACTTTACCCTTTTCCTTGGGTTAATAATCAGGATAAATCTATCGCTGCTGCCGCAGGGGGGTGTATTTTAATTAGTAGCTCTGCTCTAGCAGAAATTGGAAGCATTGCAACCATTAAAGATGCCTTGATTGATGATTGCTCTCTAGCACACGTAGTTAAATCTAGAGGTAAAAATATTTGGCTTGGCTTAACCAAAAGTACTATTAGCCTTCGGGCTTATAATGACTTAAAAACAATTTGGGATACTATATCTCGTACCGCATTTACCCAGTTAAATTATTCATCGTTACTTTTAATTGGCACAGTGGTCGGTATGGGCATTGTCTATTTAGCAGCTCCCATAGGTTTAATAATTAGCATCTTAACCAGTAATTGGCTGGTCGTGGGAATTACTTCTTTAACTTGGTTACTGATGACTATTGCTTACAGTCCGACTATCAAATTATATGACTTATCAATTACATGGGCATTTACTTTGCCAGCGATCGCTTTTTTATATACTTTAATGACTATCGACTCGGCAATTAAATATTGGCAAGGCAAAGGCGGTGCATGGAAAGGGAGAACTTATTAA
- the psaC gene encoding photosystem I iron-sulfur center protein PsaC, protein MSHSVKIYDTCIGCTQCVRACPTDVLEMVPWDGCKAGQIAASPRTEDCVGCKRCETACPTDFLSIRVYLGAETTRSMGLAY, encoded by the coding sequence ATGTCCCATAGCGTCAAAATTTATGATACTTGCATTGGGTGTACTCAGTGCGTAAGAGCGTGTCCTACTGACGTATTGGAGATGGTACCTTGGGACGGCTGTAAAGCTGGTCAAATTGCCGCATCTCCCCGTACAGAAGACTGTGTAGGTTGCAAACGTTGTGAAACAGCTTGTCCTACCGACTTTTTGAGTATCCGTGTCTATCTTGGTGCGGAAACAACTCGCAGTATGGGTCTTGCCTACTAA
- the nth gene encoding endonuclease III: MSKSQPASKSANKKRAKTRKKSPSKAIKQRSLEIFALLSDLYPDATCSLNYETPVQLLVATILSAQCTDERVNKVTPELFAQFPDAVALAGCDREQLETLIRSTGFFRNKAKNIQGACQMIITDFEGEVPRTMAQLLKLPGVARKTANVVLAHAYGIIEGVTVDTHVKRLSNRWGLTKSEHPIQIEKDLMALLPQPEWENYSIRTIFHGRAVCKARKPQCEICQLAPLCPTAAEYLN; encoded by the coding sequence ATGTCAAAATCTCAACCTGCTTCTAAATCAGCAAATAAGAAGAGAGCTAAAACTAGAAAAAAATCCCCGAGCAAAGCAATTAAACAGCGATCGCTTGAGATTTTTGCTCTGTTATCAGATTTGTACCCTGATGCTACCTGTAGTCTTAACTATGAGACTCCAGTTCAGCTTTTAGTAGCCACTATTCTCTCGGCACAATGTACTGATGAACGAGTTAATAAAGTTACTCCAGAATTATTTGCGCAATTTCCCGATGCTGTTGCTTTAGCAGGTTGCGATCGCGAACAGCTGGAGACTTTAATTCGTTCCACGGGCTTTTTTCGAAATAAAGCTAAAAATATTCAGGGTGCTTGTCAGATGATTATCACTGACTTTGAGGGAGAAGTACCGAGAACGATGGCACAATTACTCAAATTACCTGGAGTAGCTCGCAAAACTGCTAATGTAGTCCTGGCTCACGCTTACGGCATCATTGAAGGAGTCACGGTAGATACCCATGTTAAACGCCTCAGTAATCGCTGGGGATTGACTAAATCGGAACACCCAATTCAAATCGAAAAGGATTTAATGGCGTTGCTGCCGCAACCAGAATGGGAAAACTACTCAATTCGTACTATCTTTCACGGTCGAGCAGTATGTAAAGCCCGCAAACCCCAATGCGAAATCTGCCAGCTAGCCCCTCTCTGTCCTACGGCAGCAGAATATTTAAATTAA
- a CDS encoding DUF4079 domain-containing protein, which produces MSIYTWTNLIAPQKYLAFKYLGSQDLVSLIHPALVVVFVFPMVGIVTNFAWQTRQRRLESKQGKSKIPAVVGREHVKIGRWLGSSVVIASLIALAYSIVYKSFIKKNLWEKNNPQAILIILLFVATIASLILLLRAKPKLWRGIFATMTGMGLIILGEQDGVWRLADQWYWSHHYYGMAVSVLMIFSIAILDDIYRSLTMRNIHIILNCLALLLFIGQGITGARDLLEIPPVGKKKPKKAAVETIVPVKTSLLMIQDPVYQAPRINPE; this is translated from the coding sequence ATGAGTATATATACATGGACAAATTTAATTGCTCCTCAGAAGTATCTGGCTTTTAAATATTTAGGAAGTCAAGATTTAGTCTCCCTAATTCATCCAGCACTGGTAGTCGTGTTTGTCTTTCCGATGGTGGGAATCGTAACCAACTTTGCTTGGCAAACCCGTCAGCGTCGATTAGAAAGCAAACAAGGCAAAAGTAAAATTCCCGCTGTAGTAGGGCGAGAACACGTAAAGATTGGTCGTTGGCTGGGTTCTAGTGTCGTTATTGCGTCCTTAATTGCCCTTGCATACTCGATTGTCTATAAAAGCTTTATTAAAAAGAATCTTTGGGAGAAAAATAATCCCCAGGCAATATTAATTATCTTATTGTTTGTGGCTACCATTGCGTCTTTAATTCTCTTGCTACGTGCTAAACCTAAATTATGGCGCGGTATCTTTGCCACCATGACTGGAATGGGTTTAATCATTCTTGGTGAGCAAGATGGAGTGTGGCGATTGGCAGATCAATGGTATTGGTCTCATCACTACTACGGCATGGCAGTATCAGTATTAATGATTTTTTCGATCGCCATTTTGGATGATATCTATCGTAGTCTCACGATGCGCAATATCCATATAATTCTCAATTGCTTGGCGCTATTACTATTTATCGGTCAAGGAATTACTGGAGCCAGAGATCTATTAGAAATTCCTCCTGTCGGTAAAAAGAAACCGAAAAAAGCTGCCGTGGAAACAATTGTTCCTGTCAAAACATCACTATTGATGATTCAAGATCCCGTCTATCAAGCTCCCCGGATTAATCCTGAATAG
- a CDS encoding glycosyltransferase family 2 protein — MCPKSISQVADTSLNKVLVIIPVRNEEATIAVVIRDLQALGLTKIRVVDNDSQDRSSIIAKEAGAEVLFESVVGYGQACWRGLQNISDEIDWILFCDGDGSDDLSCIPHFLDLRKQYDLILGDRRATATGKAVMTPVQHFGNSLASWLINLGWGYRYHDLGPLRLIRRSALEQIKMQDRGFGWTVEMQVRAVEEGLKICETPVNYFPRQGGKSKISGTISGSIQAGIIILSTLGKLYWSKKKSREKNKGKGKREKETGDKEKVFLWLSVFCLLIGSVMTAPNGDFRQPETVISFSYGIAVMGLGFVCSWGLKSLAVWWFWLVAIATRLILLPMYPGDDIWRYLWEGYIQTQGFSPYELAPKAAELIPYRTEWWSQINHPAVSAIYPPITQFGFRGLAAISPSVLLFKSSFAIADLLTCWLLTRKFSYVQTSLYAWNPLIIYSFAGGGHYDSWFILPLVAGWVYWEQKDKQYWKLLVSALLVGISVAVKWISLPILGFLSWRSERKINFQTAIIISICGTLPLCLTALAFCNVDSCSLIPTSSTFVSHGRSAEFLPHLLAKVWHPSTKTNSIFALPLGLATLFLLWKARNWQQFTVGFFSSLLTISPIIHGWYFTWIIPFAVGTKNWGIRLVSLSAFVYFVLPYRQALGDHHWNLTDTETWLLWLPFLLGYSYTLWRSRYSIAE, encoded by the coding sequence ATGTGCCCTAAATCCATTAGTCAAGTTGCTGATACTTCTTTGAATAAGGTTTTAGTTATCATACCCGTCCGTAACGAAGAAGCAACAATTGCTGTTGTAATTAGAGATTTACAAGCCTTAGGTTTGACTAAAATTCGGGTGGTGGATAATGACAGTCAAGACCGCAGTTCAATAATAGCAAAGGAAGCTGGTGCTGAGGTTTTATTTGAGTCTGTTGTCGGTTATGGACAAGCTTGTTGGCGAGGATTACAAAATATTTCTGATGAGATTGACTGGATTTTGTTTTGTGATGGTGATGGCAGTGATGATTTAAGCTGCATACCCCATTTTTTAGACTTACGTAAGCAATATGACTTGATTTTAGGCGATCGCCGTGCCACCGCAACTGGAAAAGCGGTAATGACTCCTGTACAGCATTTTGGAAATAGTTTAGCAAGTTGGTTAATTAATCTTGGTTGGGGATATCGATATCACGATTTGGGACCCTTACGACTAATTCGCAGATCGGCATTAGAACAGATTAAAATGCAGGATCGGGGTTTTGGCTGGACGGTAGAAATGCAGGTGCGAGCAGTTGAGGAAGGTTTGAAAATCTGTGAGACTCCAGTGAACTATTTTCCCCGACAGGGAGGAAAATCGAAGATTTCCGGCACTATCTCTGGCAGTATTCAAGCCGGAATAATTATATTGAGTACTTTGGGAAAACTCTATTGGTCTAAAAAGAAAAGCAGAGAAAAAAATAAGGGAAAAGGGAAAAGGGAAAAGGAAACAGGGGACAAAGAGAAGGTTTTCTTGTGGTTAAGTGTTTTCTGCTTACTGATCGGTTCAGTAATGACTGCTCCCAATGGAGATTTTCGACAGCCAGAAACAGTAATTAGCTTTAGTTATGGTATCGCCGTAATGGGTTTGGGGTTTGTCTGTTCTTGGGGGCTAAAATCTCTGGCAGTATGGTGGTTTTGGTTAGTGGCGATCGCTACCAGATTGATTTTGTTACCCATGTATCCAGGAGATGATATTTGGCGGTATCTTTGGGAAGGTTACATTCAAACCCAGGGCTTTAGTCCTTATGAGCTTGCCCCCAAAGCGGCGGAATTAATTCCCTATCGTACCGAATGGTGGTCACAAATTAATCATCCTGCTGTATCGGCGATTTACCCACCCATTACTCAATTTGGTTTTCGGGGTTTGGCGGCTATTTCCCCTAGTGTTCTGTTATTCAAAAGTAGTTTTGCGATCGCCGATTTATTAACTTGTTGGCTACTTACGAGAAAATTTAGTTATGTACAAACTAGCCTCTACGCTTGGAATCCACTGATCATATATTCTTTTGCCGGAGGGGGACATTATGATAGTTGGTTTATTCTGCCCTTGGTTGCTGGTTGGGTATATTGGGAGCAGAAAGATAAACAATACTGGAAATTACTAGTCAGTGCTTTATTAGTTGGTATCAGTGTCGCGGTAAAATGGATTTCCTTACCAATCTTAGGGTTTTTAAGCTGGAGATCTGAACGCAAAATTAATTTTCAAACGGCAATTATTATCTCTATCTGCGGTACTTTACCTTTGTGTTTGACTGCATTGGCATTCTGTAATGTTGATTCTTGTTCTCTAATTCCTACTAGTTCTACCTTCGTCAGTCACGGGCGAAGCGCTGAATTCTTGCCTCATTTACTAGCAAAAGTATGGCATCCTTCAACCAAAACCAATAGTATTTTTGCTCTACCTTTGGGGCTAGCCACCTTATTTCTGTTGTGGAAAGCTCGCAATTGGCAACAATTTACTGTTGGTTTCTTTTCCTCTTTATTAACTATCTCCCCCATAATTCACGGCTGGTATTTTACCTGGATTATTCCTTTTGCTGTCGGGACTAAAAACTGGGGGATACGTTTAGTTAGCCTCTCGGCATTTGTTTATTTTGTTTTACCCTATCGTCAGGCTTTAGGCGATCATCATTGGAATCTCACTGATACCGAAACTTGGCTACTATGGCTACCTTTTCTTTTAGGTTACAGTTACACCCTTTGGCGATCGCGCTACTCAATAGCCGAATGA
- a CDS encoding inositol monophosphatase family protein translates to MNEFWDQVLNFCVQTTQNISERLIKDFGKIQASKKEDGSLVTQADRWSDQEIRRAIATTFPEHGILSEETIHILPENDWCWVIDPIDGTTNFTRGVPVWAISLGLLYRGTPVFGFVHVPMLNQSFHGFWYGNSGLTGYTGAYLNNQPIHTSQDQPDGGQLFNLCARSTAIFQQPFPCKVRMIGVASYNLLLVAEGVVIGGVEATPKIWDIAAAWAIVKAAGGEFVFLDNNFQFPLQVGQDYGQVSIPSLGLCRAELIPMFKPLVERVVKK, encoded by the coding sequence ATGAATGAATTTTGGGATCAAGTCCTTAACTTTTGCGTCCAAACCACCCAAAACATAAGTGAACGTCTGATTAAGGATTTTGGTAAAATTCAGGCAAGCAAAAAAGAAGATGGTAGTTTAGTTACTCAAGCGGATCGATGGTCAGACCAAGAAATTAGAAGGGCGATCGCCACAACTTTTCCCGAGCATGGAATTTTATCTGAAGAAACAATCCATATTTTGCCTGAAAATGATTGGTGCTGGGTAATCGATCCCATAGATGGGACTACCAACTTTACCCGTGGTGTGCCTGTGTGGGCAATTTCTCTCGGTTTACTCTATCGAGGGACTCCAGTTTTTGGGTTTGTTCATGTGCCAATGTTAAACCAATCTTTTCATGGCTTCTGGTACGGTAATTCTGGATTAACTGGCTATACAGGAGCTTACTTGAATAATCAGCCAATTCATACTAGCCAAGATCAGCCGGATGGTGGTCAGTTATTTAATCTTTGTGCTCGCAGCACAGCTATTTTCCAGCAACCTTTTCCCTGCAAGGTGAGGATGATTGGAGTTGCCAGCTACAACTTATTGCTAGTCGCTGAGGGAGTAGTCATTGGAGGAGTAGAAGCTACACCTAAAATTTGGGATATTGCTGCGGCTTGGGCGATTGTCAAAGCCGCAGGCGGAGAGTTTGTCTTCCTAGACAACAATTTTCAATTCCCGCTTCAGGTTGGTCAAGACTATGGTCAAGTATCAATCCCCAGCTTAGGACTATGTCGCGCTGAATTAATACCTATGTTTAAACCCCTAGTAGAGCGTGTGGTTAAAAAATGA
- a CDS encoding J domain-containing protein, translating into MVNPKRDWQSPRTQSDRNRQKSIICPPQTQLINTYYDLMGLHPSASTITIRRTYRQLSKKYHPDTTSLPPNIATAKFQRINEAYAVLSSPEKRSLYDLKIGYSRVNVIQTPNWSQADTEKWSKTAYLDPTDRPLSSGEIFVLLLLGFTFVGCLALVLAIAYLRG; encoded by the coding sequence ATGGTGAATCCAAAACGCGATTGGCAAAGCCCACGCACCCAGAGTGATCGCAACCGACAAAAATCGATAATCTGCCCACCACAGACTCAGTTAATTAATACCTATTATGATCTGATGGGCTTACATCCCTCGGCATCTACTATCACCATTCGCCGTACCTATCGCCAACTGAGCAAGAAATATCATCCCGATACGACCTCTCTACCACCAAATATTGCCACAGCCAAGTTTCAGCGGATAAATGAGGCTTATGCGGTGTTAAGCAGTCCTGAAAAGCGTTCACTCTACGATCTAAAAATAGGCTATTCTCGCGTTAATGTAATACAAACCCCAAATTGGTCTCAAGCAGATACCGAAAAATGGTCAAAAACGGCATATTTAGACCCTACGGATCGCCCTTTATCCTCTGGTGAAATCTTTGTCTTACTGCTATTGGGATTTACTTTTGTGGGCTGTTTAGCTTTAGTATTAGCGATCGCCTATCTAAGAGGCTAG
- a CDS encoding co-chaperone YbbN — MRSVVNETNFQREVLEESRPVLVHFWTPWCGLCKLINPMLETMQGNKDELIKVVSINADENFKLANSYRLKNLPTIMLFNNGKLLEKLDNFNSRERLRIALEKIMNKPFFSQ, encoded by the coding sequence ATGCGCTCCGTAGTTAATGAAACAAATTTTCAGCGAGAGGTTTTAGAAGAATCTCGACCAGTTTTGGTACATTTTTGGACTCCTTGGTGTGGCTTATGTAAACTCATTAATCCCATGTTAGAGACAATGCAGGGAAACAAGGATGAACTAATAAAAGTAGTTTCTATTAACGCTGACGAAAATTTCAAATTAGCTAATTCTTATCGTCTGAAAAACTTGCCCACAATTATGCTGTTCAACAATGGCAAATTATTAGAAAAGTTAGATAACTTCAACAGCCGCGAACGACTTCGTATTGCACTAGAAAAGATCATGAACAAACCTTTTTTTAGTCAATAA
- the shc gene encoding squalene--hopene cyclase, with amino-acid sequence MVQAREQETQITLEQAIALSQAHLFSIQDPDGYWWAELESNVTITAEVVLLHKIWQTDHLRPLAKAEAYLRSQQREHGGWELYYGDAGELSTTVEAYMALRLLGVPADDPTLVKAKKFILQRGGISKTRIFTKMHLALIGCYDWRGLPSIPPWIMLLPEESPFTIYEMSSWARGSTVPLLIVFDRKPVFSLKTPINLDELFAEGVANVRYELPQNNDWTDIFLTLDSAFKFAEDLNLVPFRDEGIAAAEKWVLERQEASGDWGGIIPAMLNSLLGLRTLNYDVNDPVIQRGLTAIDNFAIETEDSYRIQPCISPVWDTAWCLRALVESGIAPDHPALIKAGKWLLDKQILDYGDWAVKNKGVTPGGWAFEFDNRFYPDVDDSAVVVMGLSQVELPDEEQKGKAIARCVNWIATMQCKPGGWAAFDLDNDQDWINLIPYGDLKAMIDPNTADVTARVLEMLGECNLSMAESRVEKAIAYLINEQEADGSWFGRWGVNYIYGTSGVLSALSLIAPTRCRTEIQRGVAWLVSCQNDDGGWGETCASYNDPSLKGQGTSTASQTAWALIGLMAAVEGIEFGGQAAIAKGVEYLISTQRADGTWDEDYFTGTGFPCHFYLKYHLYQQYFPLQALARYQNLELETSVSTLHDNY; translated from the coding sequence GTGGTACAAGCTAGAGAACAAGAAACTCAGATAACATTAGAACAAGCGATCGCTCTTAGTCAAGCTCATCTATTTTCAATTCAAGATCCAGATGGCTATTGGTGGGCAGAATTAGAGTCTAACGTAACTATTACCGCTGAAGTTGTCTTGTTGCATAAAATTTGGCAAACTGACCACTTGCGACCCTTAGCCAAAGCTGAAGCCTACTTGCGATCGCAACAGCGCGAACATGGTGGTTGGGAACTATACTACGGTGATGCTGGCGAGCTTTCGACAACTGTTGAAGCCTATATGGCATTACGTTTATTGGGTGTACCAGCTGATGATCCTACCTTAGTTAAAGCTAAGAAATTTATTTTGCAACGAGGTGGAATTAGTAAGACGCGCATCTTTACTAAAATGCACCTGGCGTTAATTGGTTGCTATGACTGGCGTGGATTACCTTCGATCCCCCCCTGGATTATGCTTCTGCCTGAAGAGTCTCCCTTCACCATTTACGAGATGTCTAGTTGGGCGAGAGGTAGCACCGTACCTTTGCTAATTGTTTTTGATCGCAAGCCGGTATTCAGTTTAAAGACTCCCATAAACTTAGATGAGCTATTTGCTGAAGGCGTGGCTAATGTGCGCTATGAACTACCACAAAATAACGATTGGACAGATATTTTTCTCACCCTAGATAGTGCTTTCAAATTTGCAGAAGATTTAAATTTAGTCCCCTTTCGTGACGAAGGAATAGCTGCTGCCGAAAAATGGGTCTTAGAAAGGCAAGAAGCTAGTGGCGACTGGGGGGGAATTATTCCTGCTATGCTCAACTCCTTATTAGGTCTGCGTACTCTCAATTACGATGTGAACGATCCCGTTATTCAACGAGGTCTAACCGCTATTGATAATTTTGCGATTGAAACTGAGGATAGCTATCGCATTCAGCCCTGTATTTCTCCTGTATGGGACACTGCTTGGTGTTTGCGAGCTTTGGTAGAGTCTGGTATCGCTCCCGACCATCCTGCCCTGATTAAAGCAGGAAAATGGCTGTTAGATAAGCAAATCCTCGACTATGGTGATTGGGCAGTTAAAAATAAAGGAGTAACCCCAGGAGGTTGGGCATTTGAATTTGATAACCGTTTTTACCCCGATGTAGATGATTCTGCGGTGGTGGTTATGGGTTTATCCCAAGTTGAACTCCCTGATGAAGAGCAAAAAGGTAAGGCGATCGCCCGTTGTGTTAACTGGATAGCAACCATGCAATGTAAACCGGGAGGATGGGCTGCTTTTGATTTAGATAACGATCAAGACTGGATTAATCTTATTCCTTATGGGGACTTAAAAGCGATGATCGATCCCAATACTGCCGATGTCACCGCCAGAGTTCTGGAAATGTTGGGAGAATGTAATTTATCAATGGCAGAATCAAGAGTAGAAAAAGCGATCGCTTATTTAATTAACGAACAAGAGGCGGACGGTAGTTGGTTTGGACGTTGGGGAGTAAATTATATCTATGGCACGAGTGGTGTTCTTTCAGCTCTAAGTTTAATTGCTCCTACTCGATGCCGAACGGAAATTCAAAGAGGTGTAGCCTGGTTAGTTAGCTGTCAGAATGACGATGGCGGCTGGGGGGAAACCTGCGCCAGCTACAACGATCCCAGTCTTAAAGGTCAAGGAACCAGCACTGCCTCTCAGACTGCTTGGGCATTAATTGGCTTAATGGCTGCGGTAGAAGGGATCGAATTTGGCGGACAAGCTGCGATCGCTAAGGGGGTAGAATATTTAATCTCTACTCAAAGAGCAGATGGTACTTGGGATGAAGATTATTTTACTGGTACTGGTTTTCCCTGCCATTTTTATCTTAAATATCATCTCTATCAGCAATATTTTCCTCTTCAAGCACTGGCGAGATACCAAAATTTAGAGCTGGAGACTTCTGTGAGTACCTTACACGATAATTATTAG
- the rseP gene encoding RIP metalloprotease RseP — protein sequence MSVLAAISVVLLLIVVHEFGHFAAARLQKIRVNRFSIGFGPTLLKYQGSETEYAIRAFPLGGYVGFPDDDPNSPIPPDDPNLLRNRPVLDRAIVISAGVIANLIFAYFLLVGQATTIGFQEINYKPGVLVPQLLTEAESAAAKAGVEAGDIILKIDNLELGDSADALEKLRNTIQASPERFLKLTIKRDTEIVNLDVKPDIGQDGKGKIGVMLAPNGDIERHRAGNIIEAFSAGANEFQRIVQLTLQGFWQLFSNFSENAQQVAGPVAIVAVGAELARNDLSNLFQFGALISINLAIINILPLPALDGGQLAFLTVEGVTGKPLPSKIQDSIMQTGLVLLLSLGVFIIVRDTVNLAFFQNLFQ from the coding sequence ATGTCAGTATTGGCGGCAATTTCAGTCGTGCTTCTATTAATCGTAGTACACGAATTCGGTCATTTCGCAGCAGCGCGATTACAAAAAATTCGTGTAAATCGCTTCTCGATCGGATTTGGACCCACACTTTTAAAATATCAAGGTTCAGAAACAGAATATGCCATTAGAGCCTTTCCTTTGGGGGGATATGTGGGTTTTCCTGATGATGATCCCAATAGTCCAATCCCACCTGATGATCCCAATTTACTGCGTAATCGTCCTGTTTTAGATCGAGCTATTGTAATTAGTGCTGGGGTAATTGCCAATCTGATTTTTGCCTACTTTCTTTTAGTTGGTCAAGCAACTACCATCGGTTTTCAAGAAATTAATTATAAACCTGGAGTATTAGTTCCTCAACTATTAACAGAAGCTGAATCAGCAGCAGCCAAAGCGGGGGTAGAAGCAGGAGATATTATTCTCAAAATTGATAATCTAGAATTGGGTGATTCTGCGGATGCTCTAGAAAAGTTAAGAAATACTATCCAGGCTTCTCCTGAAAGATTCTTGAAACTAACGATTAAGCGCGACACAGAAATTGTTAACTTGGATGTTAAGCCAGATATTGGTCAAGATGGCAAAGGTAAAATTGGTGTGATGCTAGCACCTAATGGAGATATTGAGCGTCACCGAGCAGGCAATATTATCGAAGCTTTCTCTGCTGGAGCGAATGAATTTCAGCGAATTGTCCAGCTAACTTTACAGGGTTTCTGGCAACTATTCAGTAATTTCAGCGAAAACGCTCAGCAAGTAGCTGGACCAGTAGCAATTGTTGCGGTAGGTGCAGAACTAGCTCGCAACGATTTAAGTAATTTGTTTCAATTTGGAGCTTTAATTAGCATCAATTTGGCAATTATCAATATCCTGCCCTTACCAGCTTTGGATGGTGGTCAATTGGCATTTTTAACAGTTGAAGGAGTTACTGGAAAACCTTTACCTAGCAAAATACAAGATAGTATCATGCAGACTGGTCTAGTTTTGTTACTTAGTTTAGGAGTATTTATTATAGTCAGGGATACAGTTAATCTGGCGTTTTTCCAGAACTTATTCCAGTGA